From the genome of Podospora bellae-mahoneyi strain CBS 112042 chromosome 2, whole genome shotgun sequence:
CATCTCAGACAAGGTCTCGTGCGACCTCTGGGTaatcttcttgatggcatACAATCGCCCATCAATCATCTTGCGAGCGCgaacaacctcgccaaaaCCGCCCTTTCCAAGGCGAGCCTCTTCGATATAGTCTTCTTGATATCGGGAGGTGACAGCAGTCCGATTCATCGAGTCATGCCGGAGTCTCCGTGGCAGCGATTTGGGTGCTGATAAGAGTGAACCGGAAACGACCGCAGAGTCGTTTTCCACCAGGATGGGGGCATTTGTGGCGAGAAACTCGCTAGAGCAAAGCTCAAAAGCACGAGGCCGCTTCTTAGGGTCTGCTTTAAAGAACCTGGATACCAGCTCTTCTAAAGGGCTCGAAAGCGACAGGGAATCCATCAGAGCCGACGGGGAGTGGTATTGTTCTGGAACGTTGAGGCCAAATACCATCTGCAAGAAGACTATTCCAAAATCCCAAATGTCTGTTTTCTGCGTGTACTGGGGTTTGGAGATTCCAGCAATCTCTGCGGGATACCAGTAGACAGACTTTGCTGCTCTGCTAGTGACTACTTTGACCATGCTCGTGGATATGCTGTGGAGTTCTTTCTGGAAGCCGCCGTCGGAGAGCTTGGGAACGATATCACCCGCCGGCGTTCTGCAAAGCAGAATATTGCCAGGATGTATGTCCTGGTGAACAATCCCATTGCTGTGGAGATATGCCAGTGCATCGAGAAGATCCGTGGTCCAGATTCTGGCTTTGCTGATCTCGATCTGCCCCGCCAAGCTGAGGAGTTCATCAAGAGGTCCCTTGTCCGAGAAGGGCGTGAGTACACTGATGGTCCAGACCGTGGGACCGGACGAGTCAATGTCACTGACTGTGCGGTCGATCTTGAAGTTGATAAGCTCCAAAAGATTCTGGTGGTTTAGCTTCTTCAGTGACTCCAGCAGAGATTCCAAGGCTTGAAGTTGCTTCTTGAAGTGAGCCGAGTCTTTGCCGTGCGACTTGATATCGACTTGCTTCAATGCAAGACTTGGACGAACATGTTTCGCGGCTAGTACCGGCTTGACTTTGTGCACTGTGGTCACCGGTCCCTCGCGCCAAACTGTTTTGCCAATGACGGTCTGGAAATAGTGGGTATCGCCAGTGTGGTCCATCAAACTGCAAGCCTGATCAAACACAAGGGCGACGTTGGTCTCGGAGGGGTCCGCTTGAGCTCGATTGGGCGACATGTTGTGACTTcggtttttctttctcgacTCCTTCAACTTGTTGCGTTGGCGTTTGAGCTCCTCTTGGACCATGTCACCTAGGACTCGCTCTTCTTCCATGGTTTCCTCGAGTTTTTTTTGCTCCTGTTGCTCCTTCTGGTCCTGTGCCTGTTTTGCCAATTCCGCTTCATGGGCCGCCCTTTCCTCTTCCAGAGAAGGCAGCTCCAGACCTTGGGCTTTCTTCAAGGCGGCCTCGTCCAGTATATCGCGGATACCTTCCACAAGACGGTCGACCATGACCTCGTCATCCTTGGCCCATATTTTTGGCTGCGTCTCCACAAACTTTTGGATTTTGAACCTTGTTGATTCACGGAGATGACCATCATTTTTGAGGGTCAAGAGCGGTGGGGATTTGGGATATGTGGCGACAAGAACAATAGAGAGCAGTACTGAAAAGTTGTCATCCGATACTGCTTTGATTCTAATATCAAATGCAGGTTCGGTTTTCTACAAGATGTTAGTAACATGGCAGCCAACCACATGCAAAGCTTTCGTACCTTCCACGCACCGTGAGGTGCCGAGTGTCGAATAAAATCCTCGCCGTAAATAGCTGCCAGGGCGATCACCTCATCGGCTTGTTTCTCTTGATACTGTGTCTTAACCGCTGGCTGAGCTGGGCCAGGGCCTTTAAGCCCAGGGAAACTCTCAGTTCCATTCTTCTTGCTTTGAGGAGGGGCCTTCTTTTGACCGCCTTTTCCCGCCATAGCGGATTGCTAaatgtggtggtgacgagtTGGCGtgagatgaggatgagagcgTGACTAATAGCAACCagtgggggagggttgggcgCTGGGAGATGTTGGATATGAAACTGGATTCTCGGTAAAGGTCCGAGAATATAAGACTGCACAGCCAGGTACGGCTGTGAAGACTTTAATGAGTTGCGTCCATCCTCGGAACAATTCAGACGAAGCAGTAATGTGAGATAGGTAGAGATGAGGGCTGAGATGTGACTGTGTGTAGTGCCTGGCGGGGTATTTGCACTGTCCAGATGCCCCAAGGGTCACTGAAGCTGGGATGGCATTGGAGACAATCATAGTGACCCACCATTCAGCTTCACAGTGGAGCTGAAGCCTTGGCACGAAGCTTCGAGCAGCCCCGCCAACTCCACTTCCAACGCCCTGGACGCGCTGCGGGACGCGGTAGGACCCTTGCTAGTGCTACGACTGGCCGGCCGCTGGCAACCACGATTCTCTTCTGGTTCCGGCAGTCAAGTAAACACAACAGTTTGACTGCCGACAGCACACTTTGGGTGGCAGCCCACCACGACCTCGAGAGACGACTGATCGGTTGATTGACTGACTTGGAAAACGCCAACTGTGGAACTGACCACAGATTCAGTTAGTTGCGCGATCACAGCGCCCGAGTCACCATGATCAGCTGGGCGCTCAAGCGCAACAACAATAAGGACGCTGACACCGCGCGCGACGCGACCGGCGGGGGTACGAGATCCCACTCCCGCAGAACCTCAAGAAAGTTTTTAGGACACCGAACTCAGACAAATGCAGATGATACAATCCAGCTGGACATGCCCGACACGCCAGCGCCGGTATTTGCTGTGCGCGCGTTGAAGACAGCCATCTTCGGGACCCCCGCAGCCCGCGCCGACCGCCGAGCCTCGAGACTGACGGCCGCAAACAACAAGTCCGCACCCGTAAAACCCGATGTCGTTTCTGTCCCCGAAAAGTCGCCTGCGAAACCACCCGGCATTCTTCTAACCCCAGGCACTGGCGCCGCCCGTCGAAAACGAGTGTCTTTTGGCCATGACGTCAAGCAAGGCTCAGGAGGACCGGTGAGATCGAGCAACGGCGAACTTGACGATCCGGGTTCATGGGCTGGCAGGCCTGCGGATACCCCAATTCCGAAAGCGAAGACAAAATTGCAGCAGACTTTGGAAAACGCACGGCGTaacaaggccgaggagaccaccaccgaggtCAGGGACTTTGCCTCCCACGACAACGAACAGGAGGGGGCTTGGGAAGAGGTGGACGATGATTATGATGAGTCGGACTACGAGGCCGACATCACGACCGATCTGAACGAGCCTCACTCCAGGTCTGGTCAGTACTGGAAGTCCTACTTTGAAACCTACCACGCCGATGCaaaggccgagatggagaaaTTGGTTAAGTACAAGCAGCTCGCAAAGTCTTATGCGAAGATGAAGGACACGGAGGCCGACGAGCTGAAGCAAAACCTGAGGGAGGAACAGGAGAAGGTCCAGCaaatggaggagaagctggctgAGATGGGTAGGCAGGTGGCTGCCAAGACTCAACGGAACGGAGGGCAAGCCGATATGCAGTTGGTAGATGAGCTGAACAAGCAGACGGCACTCGCACGAGAGTACAAGCTTCAGGTTGAAGAGCTGGAAGATTTGCTtcatgatgagatgagcGAGGACGAGCCAAAGGGAGCACGACAACGCCGCGTTGCCTCTCCACGGACCCACCGGACCCTTATGGAAGCCCAGCGGGAACTGAGAAAAGCGAGGTCACAGCTAAGGGAGATGGATAGTCTGCGGGAAGAGCGGGATAAACTGCGTTCCGACTTGAAGTTCGCCGAGCAAAGGTCCACCAAGCTTGCTGACGAGAACAAGAAGCTGTCTGGGGAGTTGTCTAAGAGCAGCACCAAGATTCAAGACCTGGAGAAGAACCTTAGCGAATCAAAGGCCTCGTTCGATAAGTTGAAGGAGGACGCCAAGAACCGGTTCAGGGAGGCCCgggaggtgctggagaccaagaacaagaagattTCCGAACTCCAAGACCAGATCGCCTCCCTCAAGAAGGACCCCACCGAGACCAAACGAGCCGCCTGCGCAACTCGAGGTCTGAATCTAGACGAAAAGTCCAAACCCACCGCTGACcgcccagcagcatcatTACAATCCCTCGAaacagcagaagaagaccacACTCGTCTTTTGCGAGAGCTTAAAGAACTGAAAAGAGCCAGCCTccaaacagccaccaccacaactacCACGCGAGATAAGAACCGCCCCAATGTAGACGGGTATAAATACACCTCGACAACCGACGACCTCCAAaccctcgccacctcccGCGCCCTCCGCGATAGAATCGAGAGCGAATTCGGCGTCGGGAAAAAGTCTCAACTCTCCTTCCCAACTCCCGCGGGTAACATCCTCATCGACcgcgccaacctccccgacAGCCCCTCCCCGAATCCGAGGTCTGTCCCCTCCTCAAAGGAAGATGTCATCTCCCGATCACCAAACAGAGGCTCATCCCGCCCACGAACATCACGGATATCCATCTCGAGAGAAAACCTCCGGTCGAAAAGCAGCACCGACACCAACGAGTCCGAAAAGCGcctcaccaacggcagcCGCACCTCCCTCGTGCAGCCCCGGAAGAAATTCCCCCCTCCTACCCCCGCTGCTGCGGTGCGGTCGCTCCCTACGTTGGATGTCACCGAGGACTTGACGCAAGACCCAGAAGCAGCAGGGGGGATCGACCTCGTGACGGGGAAATTTGCCcggctgggtggtggtggtggtggcggtgggggtgttgacaAGCGGCAGGATCCAAACAGTAGCGCTGTCTGGAGCACCATGAACGCGTCACAGCTTGCAATGCCGGCGGATCGAAAGGCGGCGGCTATTGCGCGGttgcagaggaagaaggcggcgaggttgCAGATGGAGAGGATCAATGGCGGGGATGGGAGGACAGGGACGAGGAATAAGGAGAATTTGAGGCCTTATTAAGGGTGTCGTTGAGGGTAATGGATATATGATGGatagggaggagggtgataGACATTGTTTATTCTTTGTGAGCATGGCAACAACATAAAGGGGTGGGAGCAGGCATCATGGGGACATAATTCGGGACTCTGGATGGGATTGATTGATTTGATATATcatggcggcggtgttttGTTTGTAAAGGTTGTTGGTATATTTATTTGTATAAAGGCATGTCAGGTTTGGAGGAGAGAGCAACTGCTGGTTACGTTGTTTTACCATTCTTGATGGGGATTTCTCTGCTATACTCAATACCTGCAAACATTATCATTTATACTCATCTCCGTGATTGCCTTATCAAAATATACCATTGATTACAGTGATAATAATTATATGTATATCTTTTCTCAACCATgacccctcttctccctgtCTGCCCTCTCTGGCTGGCCATACACAAGAGCCACAAGCTGCTCCGGTCCTTCTCAGCAAACCCTATGGTATAcaatcccccctctcttcatcccatcatgtTGCCAAGTTCCCCCACATACCCTACATCTTTTGGTATCACGTTAACACAAAATGCAATGCTTTGTAACCCCCCGACCATGTAAGGACCAAGCAACCAAAAACGAGATCACTTGACCCTCCCTTTTCGGCTTTCCCCCAGTCCGCTCGGAGTGCACCAAACAATCCCATACCAATACCCAAATCCCAGAACCGATCGTAAAATCCAGTATCAACGCCTCACATAATGCTGCACTCCCGCTCAGGTAACCCATCCTTCGAgtctttccccttccccttttcctttttctctttcttctccccatccccatccttatccttcttttttcccttATCCTTCTTGCTCCCTCCGTGATGCCCTAAGTGATGATAATggtgctccttctccttatCCTTTCTGCTCTCCTTGGCGGTTTCAGACCCCgagccttcctcctctgtcaCCACAGCCTGCTCATCCACCGCggcaaccccatcaacagATGGGACTACCACCACAGTAGTACTCCCGTTGCTAGACGTCGACCCATCCTTGTTCGGCCGAATAAATCCAAGTCTCGAGATGGTGGAGCTAAGCCTTCCCTCGCCTATCTGACTAGTAGGGCGAGATTTACTTCCCGTCTTTGTGAACTTGGCTGCCGCACGGGATAGTCTAGCAGCTGTGGATTCTTCCTTGCCTTCTTCCTGAGTGGCGGTAGGTGTCGTGACCGCAGGTGAAGTTGCCTCTGGTGTAACTGGGGCCGCGGCGGCTGCATCAGAAACAGACAAGCTACCACGTCTGGAGTGCTCAGCCTTGGAGTTGATTGAATACGGGTCGTCGTCGAAGCTGAGGCGCTGGTCCATGTTCATTTCCGAGCTCAGCCGGATCGAGGGCTTCTCGCTGTtttgggtgagggtggtggcagagTCAAAGAAGCCACTAGTCGCCCTCGAAATCGTGCCATTCACGGATTCCTTGGGTGTTTCGACAATCAGAGTAGCCGGGACCTTTCCGTTCAAGTCCTTGTAAGCCGGAGGTTCGGTAATAGAACCATCTGTGGAAGCCGTCGTGACGTCAACCATGGGAACGACCTGGTAGAAGAGAAGATATGGCATTTCTTCTCGTAGCGACTGCTTGATATCATCGACGTACGTCACTCGATTCTCCACCGCGAGGTCGTCAAACTTTGCCCACTGCTGCTCTTCGTAGTCGGGAGGCGGGTCGTCCTCGTATCTTCGGTTCTCGGTCAGCAGCTTCGGAGCCACCCGAGCAAACGAGATATAGTGACCACTATGCAGGGAATCTCCGCGGTGACAGACCACTGATTGCAGTACCAGCTTGAATTCTTCCCGAAGCCCACTGGAatccttgtccttggtgttgatgtcctCCGCCATGAACTGAGGCAATCGCAAACTGTCCGGGATATCGATCAGAGTATTTTGTCGCTTAGGAACACCCTGTTCTGTCATTGTGTATCTCTTCAAGCAGATCCCTACCACCGGTCGTTGGGTAAAATGGCGAGCTACTTCAGCGTCATTACTAGGTTCGCTGTTTGTTGTGGCATGCCATGCTACAGAATGTTAGCTATGAATTTCCGCTGACAAATGTATGCATGTGGGACACCCACGGATTAGCCGGAAAAACTGCCACGCTGGTATCGTGACAGCCTTTACAATTGTTGAAATCTTTCGCTTATGCTTCGGGGAGGTGCTCTCTGCTTCACCGTTGGATGCCGGGTCCTCCTCGTTCTTGACCACAATTCGCTGTATGATGCTCGTAGATCTATTACGCGACACAGCC
Proteins encoded in this window:
- a CDS encoding hypothetical protein (EggNog:ENOG503P07F; COG:S); translation: MISWALKRNNNKDADTARDATGGGHRTQTNADDTIQLDMPDTPAPVFAVRALKTAIFGTPAARADRRASRLTAANNKSAPVKPDVVSVPEKSPAKPPGILLTPGTGAARRKRVSFGHDVKQGSGGPVRSSNGELDDPGSWAGRPADTPIPKAKTKLQQTLENARRNKAEETTTEVRDFASHDNEQEGAWEEVDDDYDESDYEADITTDLNEPHSRSGQYWKSYFETYHADAKAEMEKLVKYKQLAKSYAKMKDTEADELKQNLREEQEKVQQMEEKLAEMGRQVAAKTQRNGGQADMQLVDELNKQTALAREYKLQVEELEDLLHDEMSEDEPKGARQRRVASPRTHRTLMEAQRELRKARSQLREMDSLREERDKLRSDLKFAEQRSTKLADENKKLSGELSKSSTKIQDLEKNLSESKASFDKLKEDAKNRFREAREVLETKNKKISELQDQIASLKKDPTETKRAACATRGLNLDEKSKPTADRPAASLQSLETAEEDHTRLLRELKELKRASLQTATTTTTTRDKNRPNVDGYKYTSTTDDLQTLATSRALRDRIESEFGVGKKSQLSFPTPAGNILIDRANLPDSPSPNPRSVPSSKEDVISRSPNRGSSRPRTSRISISRENLRSKSSTDTNESEKRLTNGSRTSLVQPRKKFPPPTPAAAVRSLPTLDVTEDLTQDPEAAGGIDLVTGKFARLGGGGGGGGGVDKRQDPNSSAVWSTMNASQLAMPADRKAAAIARLQRKKAARLQMERINGGDGRTGTRNKENLRPY
- a CDS encoding hypothetical protein (EggNog:ENOG503NXXW; COG:O), coding for MKAAQMIMPKKFRSVRDKSGSHRRNKSSEPGAKARPLGIDSWLSIFRPESAKQAQKEKEVEEKEAGKVEEIKKKLEELNYHEITTDIIRYALDSKFADGDVDKALELLQLQQQAFAGIIQPYNANVQMLGAVNRGNVTCYLDALLFAMFAKLQAFECMLKNDSTDEAQRKLAALLRLWVNMLRSGKLIPTDMTQHIQESLAACGWKEAQLLEQQDTSEAFAFITETLQLPLLTLQVDLFHQGKGDVDDHKVVHERLLNLAVPPDPSGKGIKLEDCLEEYFNNKVDVLRDSLEEKKGGFSTPKNTLLGTTDEDAATPTDNGESSKLQRRWTLQETITHSPVSMTNPTLEAAAESPAVSRNRSTSIIQRIVVKNEEDPASNGEAESTSPKHKRKISTIVKAVTIPAWQFFRLIPWHATTNSEPSNDAEVARHFTQRPVVGICLKRYTMTEQGVPKRQNTLIDIPDSLRLPQFMAEDINTKDKDSSGLREEFKLVLQSVVCHRGDSLHSGHYISFARVAPKLLTENRRYEDDPPPDYEEQQWAKFDDLAVENRVTYVDDIKQSLREEMPYLLFYQVVPMVDVTTASTDGSITEPPAYKDLNGKVPATLIVETPKESVNGTISRATSGFFDSATTLTQNSEKPSIRLSSEMNMDQRLSFDDDPYSINSKAEHSRRGSLSVSDAAAAAPVTPEATSPAVTTPTATQEEGKEESTAARLSRAAAKFTKTGSKSRPTSQIGEGRLSSTISRLGFIRPNKDGSTSSNGSTTVVVVPSVDGVAAVDEQAVVTEEEGSGSETAKESRKDKEKEHHYHHLGHHGGSKKDKGKKKDKDGDGEKKEKKEKGKGKDSKDGLPERECSIM